Proteins encoded together in one Chitinophaga lutea window:
- a CDS encoding FecR family protein: MQTSDTRLQELFDRWVKNQCSPAEQEEFLALVEKTGPDELTPALEAAWLSLQPERQLSAGEKDSMVDNIFRQSPAQPVSGWSRWWAAAAAALVLCFAGGAWYGLQKNNRNGITAGNNSSHDVEPGKEGAILTLGNGQTIVLDTLGNGVIAQQSGTQVVLQNGSLSYEASGADEASFNTMTTPRGRKFQLVLPDGSKVWLNAASSLRYPTAFTGQERRVEITGEAYFEISKDAARPFIVKINEQTDIQVLGTQFNVNAYTDEANIQTTLVEGSVRVRSSGQSRVLTPGQQAQISNKGGNVTILDHANVDQVTAWKNGFFNFHGASLPEVMRQLSRWYDIDVIYEGTVPDQQFEGELPTTLQLSQVIKILTKVDVKFRIEEGQRLIVLP, encoded by the coding sequence ATGCAAACATCCGACACCAGACTTCAGGAATTATTTGACCGCTGGGTGAAGAACCAGTGCAGTCCCGCAGAGCAGGAAGAATTTCTCGCGCTGGTGGAAAAAACCGGCCCGGACGAGCTGACGCCCGCCCTGGAGGCGGCCTGGCTTTCCTTACAGCCGGAAAGGCAATTGAGCGCCGGGGAAAAAGACAGCATGGTGGACAACATTTTCCGGCAGTCGCCCGCCCAGCCCGTTTCCGGATGGTCGCGCTGGTGGGCCGCCGCGGCTGCGGCACTGGTGTTATGCTTTGCCGGCGGCGCCTGGTATGGCTTGCAGAAAAACAACCGCAACGGCATCACGGCCGGCAACAACAGTTCTCACGACGTGGAGCCCGGTAAAGAAGGCGCCATTCTGACCCTGGGCAACGGGCAGACCATTGTGCTGGACACATTGGGCAACGGCGTCATCGCGCAGCAGAGCGGCACGCAGGTAGTGCTCCAGAACGGCAGCCTCAGCTACGAAGCATCCGGCGCAGATGAAGCCAGTTTTAATACCATGACCACCCCCCGGGGCCGCAAGTTCCAGCTGGTACTGCCCGATGGGTCGAAGGTTTGGCTCAATGCCGCCTCCTCTCTCCGCTACCCCACCGCTTTCACCGGTCAAGAGCGCCGCGTGGAAATCACGGGCGAGGCTTATTTCGAGATCAGCAAAGACGCCGCAAGGCCATTCATCGTAAAAATCAACGAACAAACCGACATACAGGTACTGGGCACCCAGTTTAACGTCAATGCCTACACGGATGAAGCGAACATTCAAACCACCCTCGTGGAGGGCTCGGTACGCGTCCGCTCCAGCGGGCAAAGCCGCGTGCTGACGCCCGGCCAGCAGGCGCAGATCAGCAACAAAGGCGGTAATGTCACCATCCTGGATCACGCCAACGTGGATCAGGTAACGGCCTGGAAAAACGGCTTCTTCAATTTCCATGGGGCCAGCCTGCCCGAGGTGATGCGCCAGCTTTCCCGCTGGTACGACATCGACGTCATTTACGAAGGCACCGTCCCCGACCAGCAGTTCGAAGGAGAACTGCCCACCACGCTGCAATTATCTCAAGTCATTAAAATATTAACCAAAGTCGACGTAAAATTCAGAATCGAAGAAGGGCAGCGGCTCATTGTACTGCCGTAA
- a CDS encoding sigma-70 family RNA polymerase sigma factor yields MKEVSRGNEKAFRQLFHDYADYLHTYIWQLTKSKEMAEEVVQDIFLQIWMSRETLSNIRNFRTYLFVISRNHALNALKKLIREKKRHSAWEQTQQPGEEPEDIEAGLSIVEEAIRALPPQQQKAWLLSRKQGKKYHEIAAEMELSRETVKKYIGYATHSIMEYVSRRLDVLLLIALMNLD; encoded by the coding sequence TTGAAGGAAGTATCCCGGGGCAATGAAAAAGCCTTCCGGCAGCTGTTCCATGACTACGCAGATTACCTGCACACCTACATCTGGCAACTGACCAAATCGAAAGAGATGGCCGAGGAGGTGGTGCAGGATATCTTTTTACAGATCTGGATGAGCCGCGAAACACTCTCGAACATCCGCAATTTCCGCACCTACCTTTTTGTGATCTCCCGTAACCACGCCCTGAACGCGCTCAAAAAACTGATCAGGGAAAAAAAACGCCACAGTGCCTGGGAACAGACGCAGCAGCCCGGCGAAGAACCGGAAGACATAGAAGCCGGCCTGAGCATCGTGGAGGAAGCGATCAGGGCGCTGCCTCCCCAACAGCAGAAAGCATGGCTGCTGAGCCGGAAACAGGGCAAAAAGTACCACGAAATCGCAGCCGAAATGGAACTTTCCCGCGAAACGGTCAAAAAATACATCGGCTATGCCACCCACTCCATCATGGAATACGTCAGCCGGCGGCTCGACGTCCTTTTATTGATCGCCCTGATGAATCTCGATTAA
- a CDS encoding ABC transporter permease: MKSQAAFFNGLFSGNSKSAEMRARSPFWVMVRKEVADQVHSWRFIILAGLILLTFFGAMYVAMANIGKVTANPGDPDGSFLYLKLLTTTDGSLPPFHVFIGFLGPLLGIALGFDAINSEQANGTLVRLIAQPVYRDAVLNAKFVASLIVISTLFLSLSLLMIGGGLVITGVKMEPSELVRILCFVVLSILYVSFWLNLSILLSVKFRQAATSALTAIAIWLFFTVFYQIILNLVVRALLPDPNQLSQEQLMSYNDIILTFLRLVPSQLYTDATTTLLMPSVRSLGPLTIEQMAGAIPAPLSLRESLLVAWPQLCGLIAATVVCFALSYYLFMRREVRT; encoded by the coding sequence ATGAAAAGTCAAGCGGCCTTTTTCAACGGTCTTTTTTCGGGAAATTCAAAAAGCGCTGAGATGCGGGCCCGCAGCCCGTTCTGGGTGATGGTGCGGAAAGAAGTGGCCGACCAGGTGCATAGCTGGCGGTTCATCATTCTCGCCGGGCTGATACTCCTCACTTTTTTTGGCGCGATGTACGTGGCCATGGCCAACATCGGCAAAGTGACGGCCAACCCCGGCGACCCGGACGGCTCTTTCCTGTATCTTAAACTGCTGACCACCACCGACGGTTCGCTGCCGCCCTTCCATGTATTCATCGGCTTCCTGGGCCCCCTGCTGGGCATTGCGCTCGGCTTCGACGCCATCAATTCCGAACAGGCCAACGGCACGCTCGTGCGGCTCATCGCGCAGCCCGTATACCGCGATGCCGTGCTCAACGCGAAATTCGTGGCCTCACTGATCGTCATCAGCACCCTGTTTTTATCGCTCAGCTTATTGATGATCGGCGGCGGGCTGGTGATCACGGGCGTGAAGATGGAGCCTTCCGAGCTGGTCCGCATCCTGTGTTTCGTGGTATTGAGCATCCTCTACGTGTCGTTCTGGCTGAACCTGTCGATCCTCCTGTCGGTGAAGTTCCGGCAGGCCGCCACTTCCGCGCTCACCGCCATCGCCATCTGGCTGTTCTTCACCGTATTTTACCAGATCATCCTCAACCTGGTGGTGCGGGCCCTGTTACCCGACCCGAACCAGCTGAGCCAGGAACAGCTCATGTCGTACAACGACATCATCCTGACCTTCCTGCGCCTGGTGCCCAGCCAGCTGTACACAGACGCTACCACCACCCTGCTGATGCCCTCGGTACGCAGCCTGGGGCCGCTGACCATCGAGCAGATGGCCGGGGCCATCCCCGCGCCGCTGAGCCTCCGGGAAAGCCTGCTGGTGGCCTGGCCCCAGCTGTGCGGCCTCATCGCGGCCACGGTCGTTTGTTTCGCGCTGTCGTATTATCTTTTCATGCGCAGGGAAGTCCGGACATAA
- a CDS encoding ABC transporter ATP-binding protein — protein MEQAIIETRGLTKTYGSLKAVDNLDLSIGKGEIFGLLGPNGAGKSTTILMLLGLTEPTAGEVRICGLNATRNPIAVKRKVGYMPDSVGFYNDLTALDNLMYIARLNGTPEARVRERAKEMLVEVGLEGAIHKKAGTFSRGMKQRLGLADVLIRQPEVIILDEPTLGIDPAGVKDFLELILQLNRRQGLTILLSSHHLHQVQQVCSRVGIFVGGKLLAQGGIETLAGELFSTTPYTLQVTLQSPYKQNGALEADLLQLPGIRQVAVAGNAVEIAGMQDITPDIVRFFVGKGFDVMGVQKKTYGLDEIYHRYFENNLKENVSNEKSSGLFQRSFFGKFKKR, from the coding sequence ATGGAACAAGCAATCATTGAGACGCGTGGGCTCACCAAAACCTATGGCTCTCTGAAGGCGGTAGACAACCTGGATCTCTCCATCGGCAAGGGCGAAATATTCGGACTGCTGGGGCCTAACGGCGCCGGCAAATCCACCACTATCCTCATGCTGCTCGGGTTGACCGAACCTACCGCTGGCGAGGTGCGCATCTGCGGACTGAACGCCACACGCAATCCCATCGCCGTGAAACGGAAAGTCGGTTATATGCCCGACAGTGTCGGTTTCTACAACGATCTCACCGCGCTCGACAATCTCATGTACATCGCCCGGCTCAACGGCACACCGGAAGCCCGGGTGAGGGAACGGGCCAAAGAAATGCTGGTGGAAGTCGGGCTCGAAGGGGCCATCCACAAAAAAGCCGGTACCTTTTCAAGAGGGATGAAACAGCGCCTCGGATTGGCGGATGTACTGATCCGGCAGCCGGAAGTGATCATTCTCGACGAGCCTACCCTGGGGATCGATCCCGCGGGCGTAAAGGATTTCCTCGAACTCATACTGCAACTCAACCGGCGCCAGGGCCTTACAATTTTATTATCGTCCCATCACCTGCACCAGGTACAGCAGGTGTGCAGCCGTGTGGGCATATTCGTTGGCGGCAAACTGCTCGCACAAGGCGGGATTGAGACGCTGGCCGGTGAATTGTTCAGCACCACGCCCTACACGTTGCAGGTAACGCTGCAATCGCCCTACAAGCAAAACGGCGCGCTGGAGGCGGACCTCCTGCAACTGCCGGGCATCCGGCAGGTGGCGGTAGCCGGGAACGCCGTGGAGATTGCAGGCATGCAGGATATCACGCCCGACATCGTCCGTTTTTTTGTGGGAAAGGGTTTCGACGTCATGGGCGTGCAGAAAAAAACCTACGGCCTCGATGAAATCTATCACCGGTATTTTGAAAACAACTTAAAGGAAAACGTCTCCAATGAAAAGTCAAGCGGCCTTTTTCAACGGTCTTTTTTCGGGAAATTCAAAAAGCGCTGA
- a CDS encoding COG1470 family protein → MSASISKYQRRVMPHANAILLFAVLFLAARQGIAQTGSQSTSPFTVRLMNLEAAASTPFTYNATLRNTARVPRIFQLSAQTPAGWSLSFKAEGYQVTSLQMDSAKVQDIAVELIPGADTKPGKYTIPVLALSGHDSLKLTLEAVVKGAYAITLSTPSGRLSDDVTEGSTKEIHLVMKNSGTIALDNVELSAQAPPQWETTFSPANVARLEPGKEQQVVARLKVPDKTIAGDYVTTFTAKNANANSNAAFRMTVKTSLLTGWLGILIILAALGAVYYLIRKYGRR, encoded by the coding sequence ATGTCAGCCAGTATCAGCAAGTATCAGCGCCGCGTTATGCCGCATGCAAATGCCATTCTTTTATTTGCAGTATTGTTTTTAGCCGCCCGCCAGGGCATCGCGCAAACCGGCAGCCAGTCAACATCACCATTTACGGTGCGGCTCATGAATCTCGAAGCAGCCGCCAGCACTCCCTTCACTTACAATGCCACGCTGCGTAACACCGCACGCGTGCCGCGCATCTTCCAGTTGTCTGCACAAACGCCCGCGGGCTGGAGCCTGTCTTTCAAAGCAGAAGGCTACCAGGTCACCTCGCTGCAGATGGATTCCGCGAAGGTGCAGGACATTGCCGTCGAGCTCATCCCGGGCGCAGACACGAAGCCCGGGAAGTACACCATTCCCGTGCTCGCCCTCTCCGGGCACGATTCGCTGAAGCTCACGCTGGAAGCCGTCGTGAAAGGCGCCTATGCCATTACGCTTTCCACACCCAGCGGCCGGTTGAGCGACGATGTTACCGAAGGCAGCACGAAAGAGATCCATCTCGTGATGAAAAATTCCGGCACCATCGCGCTCGACAATGTGGAGTTATCGGCACAGGCTCCGCCGCAATGGGAAACCACCTTTTCACCGGCTAACGTCGCGCGCCTCGAGCCGGGCAAGGAGCAACAGGTGGTAGCCAGGCTGAAGGTGCCGGACAAAACCATCGCCGGCGATTATGTGACCACCTTCACCGCAAAGAACGCCAACGCCAATTCCAACGCGGCTTTCCGGATGACGGTCAAAACCTCCCTGCTCACGGGATGGCTGGGTATCCTGATCATACTCGCGGCCCTCGGCGCCGTTTACTACCTTATCCGTAAATATGGCAGAAGATAG
- a CDS encoding SusD/RagB family nutrient-binding outer membrane lipoprotein: MMKTLSIFMGALLLTAASCTKKFESINTNSDAIVKIDAAELPFLFTRAQDQAMFATSYQTAQNLNADQYAQYFACVATSFPSDRYVMRSDWFNNAWLRLYTGAVPQLQTIFQKTEATSAEYALANIVWVLAFHRVTDYWGPIPYFKAGEVANTVPYDAQDKIYDDFFKRLTAAVTVLKGKTAEKPFGTFDIIYGGDVNKWIKFANTLRLRLALRISKVDPARAKTEAEAAYAAGVMTSSPEDDALMQKSLNGNDINGLSQMSDWNEFRMSAAMESVLKGYKDPRMPVYFLPAVTSKTFEGLRNGLTATQLTNAANTPAATSHVGARWSSLAAGGIATHLSTPQNVMCAAEAFFLRAEGATLGWSMGGTALELYEAGITQSMKQWGITDNVAIQAYIHGLTPAVAPADFLNSPALVNFPVQFDVANPATQRAQISVQKWLALFPDGCEAWADYRRSHAFSLYPVANSDNADVTNPATQWIRRLTFLTQETQNNAAAMGDAVTLLKGPDKITTPLWWDKN; the protein is encoded by the coding sequence ATGATGAAAACACTCTCCATATTCATGGGCGCCCTGCTGCTGACGGCCGCGTCCTGCACCAAAAAGTTCGAATCGATCAATACCAACTCCGATGCGATCGTCAAGATAGATGCGGCGGAACTGCCTTTCCTTTTCACCCGTGCGCAGGATCAGGCCATGTTCGCCACCAGTTACCAGACGGCGCAGAACCTCAATGCGGACCAATATGCACAGTATTTCGCCTGCGTAGCCACCTCCTTTCCGTCAGACCGCTACGTGATGCGGTCGGACTGGTTCAACAACGCCTGGCTGCGCCTGTACACCGGCGCGGTGCCGCAACTGCAAACCATTTTCCAGAAAACGGAAGCCACTTCCGCGGAGTATGCACTCGCCAACATCGTGTGGGTGCTGGCGTTCCACCGGGTTACCGACTACTGGGGGCCCATTCCCTATTTCAAAGCCGGCGAAGTGGCTAACACGGTGCCGTATGACGCCCAGGATAAAATCTACGACGATTTCTTCAAAAGGCTGACGGCTGCCGTTACCGTACTGAAAGGCAAAACAGCGGAGAAACCCTTCGGCACCTTCGATATCATTTACGGCGGCGACGTGAACAAGTGGATCAAATTCGCGAATACCCTTCGCCTGCGGCTCGCCCTGCGGATTTCGAAAGTAGACCCTGCGCGCGCCAAAACGGAAGCGGAAGCCGCTTATGCCGCTGGCGTGATGACGAGCAGCCCCGAAGACGATGCCCTGATGCAGAAAAGCCTCAACGGCAACGACATCAACGGCCTGTCGCAAATGAGCGACTGGAACGAATTCCGGATGAGCGCGGCCATGGAATCCGTGCTGAAAGGATACAAAGACCCGCGTATGCCCGTGTATTTTTTACCGGCAGTGACTTCCAAAACATTTGAAGGCCTGCGGAACGGGCTGACCGCCACACAACTGACCAACGCCGCCAACACTCCTGCCGCCACCTCGCATGTAGGCGCCAGATGGAGCTCTCTGGCAGCGGGCGGTATTGCCACGCACCTCTCCACCCCGCAGAACGTTATGTGCGCCGCGGAAGCCTTTTTCCTGAGGGCGGAAGGCGCCACGCTGGGCTGGAGCATGGGCGGTACGGCACTGGAGCTGTACGAAGCCGGCATCACACAATCTATGAAACAATGGGGCATCACCGATAATGTGGCCATACAGGCTTACATCCACGGGCTGACGCCGGCCGTTGCGCCCGCGGACTTCCTGAACTCGCCCGCGCTGGTGAACTTCCCCGTGCAGTTCGACGTGGCCAATCCCGCCACACAGCGTGCGCAGATCTCCGTGCAGAAATGGCTCGCGCTGTTCCCTGACGGCTGCGAAGCCTGGGCGGATTACCGGAGAAGCCATGCATTCAGCCTCTACCCGGTGGCGAATTCCGACAATGCGGATGTCACCAACCCTGCCACGCAATGGATCAGAAGGCTTACCTTCCTGACGCAGGAAACGCAGAACAATGCCGCCGCCATGGGCGATGCGGTAACCCTGCTGAAAGGGCCGGATAAAATCACCACGCCGTTGTGGTGGGATAAAAATTAG